A genome region from Betaproteobacteria bacterium includes the following:
- the truA gene encoding tRNA pseudouridine(38-40) synthase TruA — translation MTITLTRIALGLEYDGSDFCGWQTQPSGCAVQDVVDAALSRIAAQRIESQCAGRTDAGVHAMGQVIHFDTGAKRPLTAWVRGVNACLPDSIAVKWAREVVPEFHARYAARGRAYVYLLLNRAERPGLSSRRVGWCHRPLDLPSMREAASYLLGVHDFSSFRAAECQAKSPVKEMRLARIDQVGSLLIFRFAADAFLHHMVRNIVGSLVYTGTGARPPGWMKEVLESRDRAVAAPTFSPSGLYLSAVQYDAAWGFPEPSSCIDALMAGGLSS, via the coding sequence ATGACAATCACCCTCACTAGAATCGCCCTGGGACTGGAATACGACGGATCGGACTTCTGTGGATGGCAGACGCAACCCTCGGGTTGTGCCGTTCAGGACGTGGTGGACGCCGCGCTTTCCCGCATCGCCGCGCAGCGCATCGAATCGCAATGCGCAGGGCGCACCGATGCCGGCGTACACGCCATGGGCCAGGTGATTCATTTCGATACCGGCGCCAAGCGCCCGTTGACCGCGTGGGTGCGCGGCGTGAATGCCTGCTTGCCGGATTCCATTGCCGTGAAATGGGCGCGCGAGGTGGTGCCGGAGTTTCACGCCCGCTACGCCGCTCGCGGCCGTGCATATGTCTACTTGTTGCTCAATCGCGCCGAACGCCCTGGGCTCTCCAGCCGCCGGGTGGGTTGGTGCCACCGGCCCCTGGATTTGCCGTCCATGCGCGAAGCCGCCTCGTATTTGCTTGGCGTGCATGATTTCAGCTCCTTTCGCGCGGCGGAGTGCCAGGCCAAGTCACCCGTGAAGGAGATGAGGCTGGCGCGGATCGACCAGGTGGGCTCGCTCTTGATTTTTCGATTTGCCGCCGACGCCTTCTTGCATCACATGGTGCGAAATATCGTTGGGAGCCTGGTGTACACCGGCACGGGTGCCCGTCCCCCGGGCTGGATGAAGGAAGTATTGGAAAGCCGTGACCGCGCCGTGGCGGCGCCCACTTTTTCCCCATCGGGTCTGTACCTGTCGGCCGTACAATACGACGCGGCTTGGGGATTTCCGGAGCCAAGCTCCTGCATCGATGCCCTCATGGCGGGCGGGTTGTCCAGTTAG
- a CDS encoding phosphoribosylanthranilate isomerase, translating into MFTAVKICGITKTEHGLAAAHAGAHAIGLVFAPRSPRRIASEVAQAIALAMPPFVTTVGLFADPPAALVNDVLEKVPLQMLQFHGDETPEFCRQFGLPYLKAVRVKPGIPLLECARRFSDAKGLLLDAFVEGNHGGTGASFDWNLIPARLTLPIVLAGGLTPDNVGAAIRAVRPWAVDVSSGVEQEKGVKDPVKIAAFMEEVRNADVRSR; encoded by the coding sequence ATGTTCACGGCCGTCAAGATTTGCGGGATCACGAAGACCGAGCACGGCCTCGCCGCCGCGCACGCCGGTGCCCACGCCATCGGTCTCGTGTTCGCCCCGCGCAGCCCCCGCCGCATCGCGTCCGAAGTGGCCCAAGCCATCGCGCTGGCCATGCCTCCCTTCGTGACCACCGTCGGCCTCTTCGCCGATCCGCCCGCCGCTCTCGTGAACGATGTGTTGGAGAAAGTGCCCCTACAGATGCTTCAATTCCACGGCGACGAGACGCCAGAGTTTTGCCGCCAGTTCGGCCTTCCCTATCTCAAAGCCGTGAGGGTGAAGCCCGGCATCCCTTTGCTAGAATGCGCCCGGCGTTTTTCTGACGCGAAGGGCCTGTTGCTCGATGCTTTCGTCGAGGGAAACCATGGCGGCACGGGAGCATCCTTCGATTGGAACCTCATTCCCGCGCGGTTAACCCTTCCCATCGTGCTGGCCGGTGGATTGACGCCGGATAATGTGGGGGCCGCCATCCGCGCCGTTCGGCCCTGGGCCGTGGATGTGAGCAGCGGTGTCGAGCAGGAGAAGGGAGTCAAGGATCCCGTTAAGATAGCGGCCTTCATGGAGGAAGTCAGAAATGCAGATGTACGAAGCCGGTAA
- the trpB gene encoding tryptophan synthase subunit beta codes for MYEAGKLYDLPDAQGHFGPYGGTFVAETLIHALDELKREYLRLKDDPAFQKEFAYDLKHYVGRPSPIYHAKRLSEQLGGAQIWLKREDLNHTGAHKINNTIGQALVAKSMGKRRIIAETGAGQHGVASATVAARYGIECVVYMGSEDVKRQASNVYRMKLLGASVVPVESGSKTLKDALNEAMRDWVTNVENTFYIIGTVAGPHPYPMMVRDFQTVIGAECREQMLETHGRQPDAVIACVGGGSNAIGMFYPYIQDSAVKIIGVEASGDGIASGRHAATLCAGRPGVLHGNRTYLLQDEDGQIIETHSISAGLDYPGVGPEHSWLKDSGRAEYVSITDSEAVAAFHRLTTTEGIMPALESSHALAHAMKIAPAMPKDKLLLVNLSGRGDKDMHTIAKYSGIEL; via the coding sequence ATGTACGAAGCCGGTAAGCTCTATGACCTGCCCGATGCGCAGGGTCATTTCGGCCCCTATGGCGGGACCTTCGTGGCCGAGACCTTGATCCATGCGCTTGATGAGCTCAAGCGCGAGTACCTGCGGCTGAAGGACGATCCGGCTTTCCAAAAAGAGTTCGCCTACGATCTCAAGCATTACGTTGGAAGACCCAGCCCCATCTATCACGCGAAGCGCTTGTCGGAGCAATTGGGCGGGGCGCAAATCTGGTTGAAGCGCGAGGATTTGAATCACACCGGCGCGCACAAAATCAATAACACCATCGGCCAGGCGCTGGTGGCGAAAAGCATGGGTAAGCGGCGCATCATCGCCGAAACGGGCGCGGGCCAGCATGGCGTGGCCTCGGCCACGGTGGCGGCGCGCTATGGCATTGAGTGCGTGGTGTACATGGGTTCCGAGGATGTGAAGCGCCAGGCCTCCAACGTGTACCGCATGAAGCTGCTGGGCGCCTCCGTGGTGCCTGTGGAAAGCGGCTCCAAGACCCTGAAGGACGCGTTGAACGAAGCCATGCGCGATTGGGTCACCAACGTGGAGAATACTTTCTACATCATCGGTACGGTGGCGGGGCCCCATCCCTACCCCATGATGGTGCGCGATTTCCAAACGGTGATCGGGGCGGAGTGCCGCGAACAAATGCTGGAAACCCACGGGCGCCAGCCCGATGCCGTCATCGCTTGCGTGGGCGGAGGCTCCAACGCCATCGGAATGTTCTATCCCTATATTCAGGATAGCGCCGTGAAGATCATTGGCGTGGAAGCCTCTGGCGACGGTATTGCCTCCGGCCGCCATGCCGCGACCCTGTGCGCCGGCCGGCCGGGCGTGCTACACGGCAACCGAACCTATTTACTGCAAGACGAGGACGGCCAGATTATCGAAACCCATTCCATCTCGGCGGGATTGGACTATCCGGGAGTGGGCCCAGAACATTCCTGGTTGAAGGACAGCGGGCGCGCGGAGTATGTCTCCATCACCGACTCGGAAGCCGTCGCCGCCTTCCACCGGTTGACAACCACCGAAGGCATCATGCCGGCGCTGGAATCGAGCCACGCCTTGGCGCACGCCATGAAAATCGCGCCCGCGATGCCGAAAGATAAATTGCTGCTCGTGAATCTTTCGGGGCGGGGCGATAAGGATATGCATACGATCGCCAAGTATTCTGGAATCGAACTCTAA
- a CDS encoding tryptophan synthase subunit alpha codes for MSLISSTFQSLRAKGRKALIPYITTGDPDLDTSLAIMHGLVKAGADIIELGIPFSDPMADGPVIQRSSERALKGKTTVRGVLDVVARFRKTDKTTPVVLMGYGNPIEAMGYEKFSNACKDAGVDGVLIVDYPPEESHELTQMLKMRGIDSIFLLSPTSKDSRMADVGRVATGYIYYVSLKGVTGAASLDLEQVQAMLPRIRAHSPLPVGVGFGIRDARTAHAVAQFADAVVVGSRIVQEIENSSPGDVVGRVGRLVKEMRDAIDA; via the coding sequence ATGTCCCTCATCTCCTCCACGTTCCAATCCCTGCGCGCCAAGGGTCGTAAGGCGCTCATCCCATACATCACCACCGGCGATCCGGATCTCGATACTTCGCTGGCCATCATGCATGGTTTGGTGAAGGCGGGCGCCGATATCATCGAGCTGGGGATACCGTTTTCAGATCCCATGGCGGACGGCCCGGTCATTCAGCGCTCCAGCGAGCGCGCGCTCAAGGGCAAGACCACCGTGCGTGGCGTGCTCGATGTGGTGGCGCGCTTTCGCAAGACGGACAAGACCACGCCCGTGGTGCTGATGGGGTACGGCAATCCCATCGAGGCGATGGGTTACGAGAAATTTTCCAATGCGTGCAAGGATGCCGGCGTGGATGGCGTGCTGATCGTGGACTATCCGCCGGAGGAAAGCCACGAACTCACGCAGATGCTGAAGATGCGCGGCATCGACAGTATATTTTTGCTGTCGCCAACCTCCAAGGATAGCCGCATGGCCGATGTGGGGCGCGTGGCCACCGGATACATTTACTATGTGTCGCTCAAGGGCGTGACAGGAGCGGCGAGCTTGGATTTGGAGCAAGTGCAAGCCATGCTTCCAAGAATTCGCGCGCATTCGCCGCTACCGGTCGGCGTGGGTTTCGGTATTCGGGATGCGCGGACAGCGCACGCCGTGGCGCAATTCGCGGACGCCGTGGTGGTGGGTAGCCGCATCGTGCAAGAAATCGAAAATTCTTCCCCTGGCGACGTGGTGGGGCGCGTCGGGCGGCTTGTCAAGGAAATGCGCGACGCCATCGACGCATGA
- a CDS encoding acetyl-CoA carboxylase carboxyltransferase subunit beta: protein MSWLQKLLPPKIKRSPGTTKKAVPEGLWTKCDTCESVLYRADLEQSVHVCPKCGHHNRVSARERLEMMLDPEGQYEVGSEVLPVDFLKFVDSRKYSERLLADSEQSGETDALVVIQGTIKTVPVVAAAFEFRFMGGSMGSVVGERFVRGVQCAIEQKVPFICFSASGGARMQEGLMSLMQMAKTTAALTQLAAEHLPFISVLTDPTMGGVSASFAMIGDVVIAEPGALIGFAGPRVIEQTTKQTLPEGFQRAEFLLDHGAVDMIVDRREMRDRLARLATLLMRAPVLQQ, encoded by the coding sequence ATGAGTTGGCTTCAGAAGCTTTTACCGCCTAAGATCAAACGTAGCCCAGGCACCACGAAGAAAGCGGTTCCCGAGGGGTTGTGGACCAAGTGCGATACCTGCGAATCCGTGCTCTACCGCGCGGACTTGGAGCAAAGCGTCCACGTGTGCCCGAAATGCGGGCATCACAACCGTGTGTCCGCCCGCGAGCGTCTGGAGATGATGCTGGACCCCGAGGGCCAGTACGAAGTCGGCTCCGAAGTGCTTCCGGTGGATTTTCTGAAGTTCGTGGACAGCAGGAAATACTCGGAGCGATTGCTGGCCGACAGCGAGCAATCTGGCGAAACCGATGCCCTGGTTGTGATCCAGGGCACCATCAAGACCGTTCCCGTCGTGGCGGCCGCCTTCGAATTCCGCTTCATGGGCGGTTCCATGGGGTCGGTCGTGGGGGAGCGTTTTGTGCGGGGCGTGCAGTGCGCCATCGAGCAGAAGGTGCCCTTCATCTGCTTCTCCGCCAGCGGCGGGGCGCGCATGCAAGAAGGTCTCATGTCGCTCATGCAAATGGCCAAGACCACGGCGGCCCTCACGCAATTGGCGGCGGAACACTTACCCTTCATCTCCGTGCTAACCGACCCCACCATGGGCGGTGTGTCGGCCAGTTTCGCCATGATCGGCGATGTAGTGATCGCCGAACCGGGCGCGCTCATAGGTTTCGCGGGGCCGCGCGTCATCGAGCAGACCACCAAGCAGACATTGCCGGAAGGTTTTCAACGCGCCGAATTTCTGCTGGATCACGGCGCCGTGGACATGATCGTGGACCGGCGCGAAATGCGCGATCGTTTGGCCCGGCTTGCCACCTTGCTCATGCGCGCGCCGGTATTGCAACAATAG
- the folC gene encoding bifunctional tetrahydrofolate synthase/dihydrofolate synthase produces MESPQGNDFPHTLADWLAHLERLRPKTIELGLARVQSVWARMGITVTFPILTVGGTNGKGSTCAFLESMLRCAGYAVASYSSPHLLRYNERVRVRGKAVDDETLCAALRKVEAARGSVPLTFFEFGTLAAMQVFVDAAVEVAVMEVGLGGRLDAVNLFQPSCAAVTQIGIDHVDYLGPTRESIGFEKAGIFRPGVVAICADDDPPASLTEHARAIAADLKLTGQDFGWRAQAGQWEYWSWRGQRKGLPWPALRGRIQLANAATAMAVLDALHERLPVDMGAVRRGLVEVELQGRFQVLPGQPVVVLDVAHNPSAARRLAENLADQGKFSSTMAVLGMLKDKDIEGVVAQLASVADRWFLADLSGPRAATAQRLARALESAGAQRHSSHASPAEAFATAESVAQAGDRIVVSGSFYTVAGVLALLGR; encoded by the coding sequence ATCGAATCCCCCCAGGGAAACGATTTCCCGCACACGCTGGCGGACTGGCTCGCGCACCTCGAACGGCTGCGCCCCAAGACCATCGAATTAGGTCTTGCCAGGGTGCAAAGCGTGTGGGCGCGCATGGGGATCACGGTTACCTTCCCCATCCTCACCGTGGGAGGCACCAACGGCAAAGGCTCGACCTGCGCTTTTCTGGAAAGCATGTTGCGCTGCGCGGGTTATGCCGTGGCCAGTTATTCCTCGCCCCACCTGCTGCGTTATAACGAACGCGTGCGGGTCCGCGGCAAGGCGGTGGATGATGAAACTTTGTGCGCGGCTTTGCGCAAAGTCGAAGCGGCGCGCGGCTCGGTTCCCTTGACCTTCTTCGAGTTCGGTACCTTGGCCGCCATGCAAGTGTTCGTTGACGCGGCCGTGGAAGTGGCGGTCATGGAGGTGGGGTTGGGCGGGCGCCTGGACGCGGTGAACTTATTCCAGCCCAGTTGCGCGGCCGTCACCCAAATTGGGATCGATCATGTGGATTACCTTGGACCCACGCGCGAATCCATCGGCTTCGAGAAGGCGGGAATATTCAGGCCGGGCGTCGTGGCCATTTGCGCGGACGATGATCCGCCGGCGAGTCTGACAGAGCACGCGCGCGCCATCGCCGCGGACCTTAAATTAACCGGCCAGGACTTTGGTTGGCGCGCACAAGCGGGTCAATGGGAGTATTGGAGCTGGCGCGGGCAGCGTAAGGGGCTGCCATGGCCCGCGCTGCGGGGCCGCATACAGCTGGCCAACGCCGCCACCGCCATGGCGGTGCTCGACGCGCTGCATGAACGGCTCCCCGTGGACATGGGCGCGGTGCGGCGTGGCTTGGTGGAGGTGGAACTGCAAGGGCGCTTCCAGGTGCTGCCCGGCCAGCCCGTGGTGGTACTCGACGTGGCCCACAATCCGAGTGCCGCGCGGCGCTTGGCGGAGAATCTCGCCGATCAAGGAAAATTCTCCTCGACCATGGCCGTGCTGGGAATGTTGAAGGACAAGGATATCGAAGGGGTGGTGGCGCAATTGGCGAGCGTCGCTGATCGTTGGTTTCTAGCGGATCTTTCCGGGCCGCGCGCGGCCACCGCGCAGCGCTTGGCGCGGGCGCTCGAGTCCGCGGGAGCGCAACGTCATTCATCGCACGCATCGCCCGCCGAAGCTTTTGCCACCGCCGAAAGTGTCGCGCAAGCCGGTGATAGAATCGTCGTGTCTGGTTCGTTTTACACCGTTGCCGGCGTGCTCGCACTGCTGGGCCGCTGA
- a CDS encoding SPOR domain-containing protein, giving the protein MAKAAISQEEIQLRKRARRRLVGASFMVLVMIVILPVILDSEPRPQGESVRVQMPAPVREVQSPPVPESSANAAATETPEQPEPPDLTPPDAEMQEEDMAVADQPAASAPEQTSLVIQLGAFSNPDNARQLKDALLAQGIKAFSEVVKSGSSAKTRVRAGPFDSLAEAERIQARIAKMKLKLGMEPKIADHGQ; this is encoded by the coding sequence ATGGCAAAGGCCGCCATTTCGCAAGAGGAAATCCAACTCAGGAAACGTGCACGCCGCCGGCTCGTGGGCGCGAGTTTCATGGTGTTAGTCATGATCGTGATCTTGCCGGTGATCCTGGATTCCGAGCCCAGGCCGCAGGGGGAATCGGTGCGCGTGCAAATGCCTGCCCCAGTGCGCGAGGTGCAATCGCCGCCTGTCCCGGAATCCTCCGCTAACGCCGCTGCCACCGAAACCCCCGAGCAGCCAGAGCCGCCCGACCTTACCCCGCCCGATGCCGAGATGCAGGAAGAGGATATGGCCGTCGCTGATCAGCCGGCCGCTAGCGCCCCCGAACAAACCTCCTTGGTGATACAACTTGGCGCGTTTTCCAACCCAGACAACGCACGCCAGCTCAAGGATGCGCTTCTGGCGCAAGGAATAAAGGCATTCTCCGAAGTGGTCAAATCAGGGAGCTCCGCCAAAACCCGGGTGCGCGCAGGCCCCTTCGATTCCCTTGCCGAGGCTGAGCGCATTCAAGCTCGCATCGCGAAGATGAAGCTCAAGTTGGGCATGGAACCCAAAATTGCCGACCATGGCCAATAG